Proteins found in one Microbacterium sp. SSM24 genomic segment:
- a CDS encoding TetR/AcrR family transcriptional regulator, producing MTSIRERALDAAVELVGTQGIRALTHARIDAQAGLPRGSTSNHFRTRAALLAGVTTWISTQETQDLGAALSRQFDDLDGFIDVFGDAVQLLTGPHAVRTRARYALFLEAASDPELYAPLHDQREGMAAFTRSVLERLGAQHPDAATGAFMAFADGIILHRLSVDPDAPVRPSVAVAVRGCLAA from the coding sequence ATGACCTCCATCCGGGAACGGGCGCTGGACGCCGCGGTCGAGCTCGTCGGAACGCAGGGGATCCGCGCGCTCACGCACGCGAGGATCGACGCGCAGGCAGGGCTTCCCCGGGGTTCGACCTCGAACCACTTCCGCACCAGGGCGGCGCTCCTCGCGGGCGTGACGACATGGATCTCCACGCAGGAGACGCAAGACCTCGGCGCCGCCCTCTCGCGGCAGTTCGACGATCTCGACGGGTTCATCGACGTGTTCGGCGACGCCGTCCAACTGCTGACCGGGCCCCACGCGGTGCGCACGCGCGCGCGATACGCACTGTTCCTCGAAGCGGCCTCCGACCCCGAGCTCTACGCGCCCCTGCACGATCAGCGCGAAGGCATGGCCGCGTTCACCCGGTCCGTCCTCGAACGGCTCGGAGCGCAGCATCCGGATGCCGCCACCGGGGCGTTCATGGCGTTCGCAGACGGCATCATCCTGCACCGTCTGAGTGTCGATCCCGACGCTCCGGTGCGTCCGAGCGTCGCCGTCGCGGTGCGCGGCTGCCTCGCCGCGTGA
- a CDS encoding sensor histidine kinase yields MGLFAAGIGTLAFLRNTLIINLDAQLEALAPTDVASGLIDIEQDGEDLRLTVKPDGAPTDYVVALYGPDGEFLVSAGGNSDSEPVLPETIPLQQTTSQGLTPFPLPSTEGGSGWHASVDTYPIDGVSSLFTQLVALPVAPINQVVATYVGIYSILALLILVGGAVITRFLVTLTFRSLGQVESTAEAIAGGDFRLRMTDIEPTTTEVGRLKTAINAMLDRVDAAISQRDSTVRQMRRFVGDASHELRTPLVTVRGYAELYRMGAIRGDEDVSQSMDRIEKEAIRMGVLVEDLLALARLDERRDVVIAPVDLRPVARDAALDLRAAAPMRPVTVIDTTVDELPPPIIPSAPDEPDEDRRPPTTALTRAGATLSLLRRRPKPVPATSATGVREQPPIAPVPDAPVAAGAVVPVVLGDENRIRQVVTNLIGNARRFTSDDSPIELRVGVDMVALRGWVEIVDHGEGVPDQIKDKIFQRFWRADTSRTRETGGSGLGLSIVASIVDALHGTVGVTDTPGGGATFRVAFPLAAGRDAAEHLQIQTQPLERLRLEQE; encoded by the coding sequence GTGGGGCTCTTCGCCGCCGGCATCGGAACGCTCGCCTTCCTGCGCAACACCCTCATCATCAACCTCGATGCTCAGCTCGAGGCGCTGGCGCCGACCGACGTGGCCAGCGGGCTGATCGACATCGAACAGGACGGCGAGGACCTCCGGTTGACGGTGAAGCCCGACGGAGCGCCGACGGACTACGTCGTCGCGCTGTACGGGCCCGACGGGGAGTTCCTGGTCAGCGCGGGCGGGAACAGCGACAGCGAGCCGGTGCTCCCCGAGACGATTCCGCTCCAGCAGACGACCTCGCAGGGGCTCACGCCGTTCCCGCTGCCCAGCACCGAAGGCGGCAGCGGCTGGCACGCCAGCGTCGACACGTACCCGATCGACGGCGTCAGCAGCCTCTTCACGCAGCTCGTCGCGCTGCCCGTGGCGCCGATCAACCAGGTGGTCGCCACCTACGTCGGCATCTACAGCATCCTCGCGCTCCTGATCCTCGTCGGCGGTGCCGTCATCACGCGCTTCCTCGTCACGCTCACCTTCCGCAGCCTCGGTCAGGTGGAGTCGACCGCCGAGGCGATCGCAGGAGGCGACTTCCGCCTGCGCATGACCGACATCGAGCCGACGACCACCGAGGTCGGTCGCCTCAAGACCGCGATCAACGCGATGCTCGACAGAGTGGATGCCGCCATCTCGCAGCGCGACTCCACCGTGCGTCAGATGCGGCGCTTCGTCGGCGATGCGAGCCACGAGCTGCGCACGCCGCTCGTCACCGTCCGCGGCTACGCGGAGCTGTACCGCATGGGCGCGATCCGCGGCGACGAGGATGTCTCGCAGTCGATGGACCGCATCGAGAAAGAGGCGATCCGCATGGGCGTGCTGGTCGAGGACCTCCTCGCCCTCGCGCGCCTCGACGAGCGCCGGGACGTCGTCATCGCTCCGGTGGACCTGCGTCCGGTGGCGAGGGATGCCGCCCTCGACCTGCGCGCGGCGGCCCCGATGCGTCCGGTCACGGTGATCGACACCACCGTCGACGAGCTGCCGCCGCCGATCATCCCGTCGGCGCCCGACGAGCCCGACGAGGACCGCCGTCCGCCCACCACGGCGCTCACACGCGCCGGCGCGACCCTGTCGCTTCTTCGCCGTCGGCCCAAGCCGGTGCCCGCGACGAGCGCGACCGGCGTGCGGGAGCAGCCGCCGATCGCGCCCGTTCCCGATGCACCGGTCGCCGCGGGAGCGGTGGTGCCGGTCGTGCTGGGCGACGAGAACCGCATCCGCCAGGTGGTGACCAATCTCATCGGCAATGCTCGGCGCTTCACGTCCGACGACTCCCCCATCGAGCTGAGAGTCGGCGTCGACATGGTCGCGCTCCGCGGCTGGGTCGAGATCGTCGACCACGGCGAGGGCGTGCCCGACCAGATCAAGGACAAGATCTTCCAGCGCTTCTGGCGCGCCGACACCTCCCGTACACGGGAGACCGGAGGGTCGGGGCTCGGGCTGTCGATCGTCGCGTCGATCGTCGATGCCCTGCACGGCACGGTCGGGGTCACCGACACCCCCGGTGGCGGAGCGACGTTCCGCGTCGCCTTCCCGCTCGCCGCGGGGCGGGATGCGGCGGAGCATCTGCAGATCCAGACCCAGCCTCTCGAGCGCCTGCGCCTCGAGCAGGAGTGA
- the msrB gene encoding peptide-methionine (R)-S-oxide reductase MsrB: protein MTYAVDKSDDQWRAELSPQQYAVLREAGTERAWTGELLDEGRAGLYTCAACGTELFQSGTKFDSHCGWPSFYESIRPEAVELIEDRSHGMLRTEVRCANCGSHLGHVFPDGFGTPTGDRYCMNSISLSFTPEETA from the coding sequence ATGACCTACGCCGTGGACAAGAGCGACGACCAGTGGCGGGCGGAGCTCAGCCCGCAGCAGTACGCAGTGCTGCGCGAAGCGGGGACCGAGCGCGCCTGGACGGGTGAGCTGCTCGACGAGGGCCGCGCCGGCCTCTACACGTGCGCCGCGTGCGGCACGGAGCTGTTCCAGAGCGGAACGAAGTTCGATTCGCACTGCGGCTGGCCGAGCTTCTACGAGTCGATCCGGCCCGAGGCCGTCGAGCTCATCGAGGACCGCAGCCACGGGATGCTGCGCACCGAGGTGCGCTGCGCGAACTGCGGATCGCACCTCGGCCACGTGTTCCCCGACGGTTTCGGCACGCCGACCGGCGACCGCTACTGCATGAACTCGATCTCGCTGAGCTTCACCCCCGAAGAGACGGCATGA
- a CDS encoding WXG100 family type VII secretion target: MAVYSVDSDGLLAATSGVRGTIERLQAEANAMMAQLTQLQSTWTGSASVAFHTVTDQWRSTQRQVEETLSGISVALAAAGRQYAEAEVATTSLFR, translated from the coding sequence ATGGCCGTCTATTCCGTCGACAGCGATGGACTGCTCGCCGCCACATCCGGCGTCCGCGGGACCATCGAGCGTTTGCAGGCCGAAGCGAACGCGATGATGGCTCAGCTGACGCAGCTGCAGAGCACCTGGACCGGGTCTGCGTCGGTCGCGTTCCACACCGTGACCGATCAGTGGCGCTCCACGCAGCGGCAGGTCGAAGAGACGCTGTCGGGCATCAGCGTCGCGCTCGCGGCGGCCGGTCGGCAGTACGCCGAGGCCGAGGTCGCGACGACGAGCCTGTTCCGCTGA
- the groL gene encoding chaperonin GroEL (60 kDa chaperone family; promotes refolding of misfolded polypeptides especially under stressful conditions; forms two stacked rings of heptamers to form a barrel-shaped 14mer; ends can be capped by GroES; misfolded proteins enter the barrel where they are refolded when GroES binds), whose amino-acid sequence MAKIIAFDEEARRGLERGLNILADAVKVTLGPRGRNVVLEKKWGAPTITNDGVSIAKEIELDDPYEKIGAELVKEVAKKTDDVAGDGTTTATVLAQALVREGLRNVAAGADPISLKKGIEKAVAAITTQLLADAKEVETKEEIAATASISAGDPEIGALIAEAIDKVGKEGVVTVEESQTFGTELELTEGMRFDKGYINPYFVTDPERQEAVFEDPYILIANQKISNIKDLLPIVDKVIQDGKELLIIAEDVEGEALATLVLNKIRGIFKSVAVKAPGFGDRRKAQLQDIAILTGGQVITEEVGLKLENATLDLLGRARKVIITKDETTIIEGAGDAGQLEGRVTQIRREIENTDSDYDREKLQERLAKLAGGVAVIKAGAATEVELKERKHRIEDAVRNAKAAVEEGIVAGGGVALIQAGKKAFEGLDLTGDEATGANIVRVAIEAPLKQIALNAGLEPGVVANKVAELPAGQGLNAATGEYVDMLAAGINDPVKVTRSALQNAASIAGLFLTTEAVVADKPEKVSAPAGDPTGGMDF is encoded by the coding sequence ATGGCAAAGATCATCGCTTTCGATGAGGAGGCCCGTCGCGGCCTCGAGCGCGGCCTCAACATCCTGGCCGACGCCGTCAAGGTGACGCTTGGCCCCCGCGGTCGCAACGTCGTGCTCGAGAAGAAGTGGGGCGCTCCCACGATCACGAACGACGGCGTCTCCATCGCCAAGGAGATCGAGCTCGACGACCCGTACGAGAAGATCGGCGCGGAGCTCGTCAAGGAGGTCGCCAAGAAGACCGACGACGTGGCCGGCGACGGAACCACCACGGCCACCGTCCTCGCTCAGGCGCTGGTCCGCGAAGGCCTGCGCAACGTCGCGGCCGGCGCCGACCCCATCTCGCTCAAGAAGGGCATCGAGAAGGCCGTCGCGGCCATCACGACCCAGCTGCTCGCCGACGCCAAGGAGGTCGAGACCAAGGAGGAGATCGCCGCCACCGCGTCCATCTCCGCCGGTGACCCCGAGATCGGCGCCCTGATCGCCGAGGCCATCGACAAGGTGGGCAAGGAAGGCGTCGTCACGGTCGAGGAGTCGCAGACCTTCGGCACCGAGCTCGAGCTCACCGAGGGCATGCGCTTCGACAAGGGTTACATCAACCCGTACTTCGTCACGGACCCGGAGCGCCAGGAGGCCGTCTTCGAGGACCCGTACATCCTCATCGCGAACCAGAAGATCTCGAACATCAAGGACCTTCTGCCCATCGTCGACAAGGTGATCCAGGACGGCAAGGAGCTCCTGATCATCGCCGAGGACGTCGAGGGCGAGGCTCTCGCGACCCTCGTGCTCAACAAGATCCGCGGCATCTTCAAGTCGGTCGCCGTCAAGGCTCCCGGCTTCGGCGACCGTCGCAAGGCGCAGCTGCAGGACATCGCGATCCTCACCGGTGGTCAGGTCATCACCGAAGAGGTCGGTCTCAAGCTCGAGAACGCCACGCTCGACCTGCTCGGCCGTGCGCGCAAGGTCATCATCACGAAGGACGAGACCACGATCATCGAGGGTGCCGGCGACGCCGGTCAGCTCGAGGGTCGCGTCACGCAGATCCGTCGTGAGATCGAGAACACCGACAGCGACTACGACCGCGAGAAGCTCCAGGAGCGTCTTGCCAAGCTCGCCGGTGGCGTCGCCGTCATCAAGGCGGGCGCGGCCACCGAGGTCGAGCTGAAGGAGCGCAAGCACCGCATCGAGGACGCCGTCCGCAACGCGAAGGCAGCCGTCGAAGAGGGCATCGTCGCCGGCGGTGGCGTGGCTCTCATCCAGGCCGGCAAGAAGGCCTTCGAGGGTCTCGATCTCACGGGCGACGAGGCGACCGGTGCGAACATCGTTCGCGTCGCGATCGAGGCTCCGCTCAAGCAGATCGCCCTCAACGCCGGTCTCGAGCCGGGTGTCGTGGCGAACAAGGTCGCCGAGCTCCCCGCGGGCCAGGGCCTCAACGCCGCCACGGGCGAGTACGTCGACATGCTGGCCGCCGGCATCAACGACCCGGTGAAGGTCACCCGCTCGGCGCTGCAGAACGCTGCGTCGATCGCCGGCCTGTTCCTCACCACCGAGGCCGTCGTGGCCGACAAGCCCGAGAAGGTCTCGGCACCCGCCGGCGACCCGACCGGTGGCATGGACTTCTGA
- a CDS encoding LytR C-terminal domain-containing protein has protein sequence MSRSSFPRDRFDDLPDADRVGAHRAENPRMRGWVVLLWAALATIVLIAVGIFGTLLASGRIELFPTPEPTIAPTVEVTPVIDTSYQVVILNATPEQGLATQMKDVVVAAGWPDGSVLPSDASADDFPETTVYYVGAEDEAAAAGLAGVIGGARIEQSEVYQPASPDTKQLTVVIGLDRTAAGQSPTPTP, from the coding sequence GTGTCGAGATCGTCCTTCCCCCGGGATCGCTTCGACGACCTCCCGGATGCGGATCGCGTCGGTGCCCATCGAGCCGAGAATCCCCGCATGCGCGGGTGGGTCGTGCTGCTGTGGGCTGCGCTCGCGACGATCGTCCTGATCGCGGTCGGCATCTTCGGCACGCTTCTCGCATCGGGGCGCATCGAACTCTTCCCGACACCCGAGCCGACGATCGCTCCCACGGTCGAGGTGACGCCGGTGATCGACACGAGCTATCAGGTCGTGATCCTCAACGCGACGCCCGAGCAGGGGCTCGCGACCCAGATGAAGGATGTCGTCGTCGCGGCCGGCTGGCCGGACGGATCGGTGCTGCCGAGCGACGCGAGCGCCGATGACTTCCCCGAGACGACCGTCTACTACGTCGGAGCAGAGGACGAGGCCGCTGCGGCGGGCCTCGCCGGGGTCATCGGCGGCGCACGCATCGAGCAGAGCGAGGTCTACCAGCCCGCCAGCCCCGACACGAAGCAGCTGACCGTCGTGATCGGCCTCGATCGCACGGCCGCCGGGCAGAGCCCCACGCCCACCCCCTGA
- a CDS encoding DUF2332 domain-containing protein, with amino-acid sequence METDLAAVVERYGRFAREEAPGRSDLYAEWAAGVAADPAVAATIALIPPTHRQPPLVFAVSRMLGAPEAPFPQWAHWLSSHADDVVAAASARSLQTNEPLRCAALLPALATVAGPVALLELGASAGLCLFPDRYSYRFSNGVALDPADGPSRVVLECAVTGDPPLRMPEVVWRAGVDLAPLDAADQADRRFLTSLVWPGERGRADRIDAALDVAAADPPLLIAGDATVPGVLSRAAALAPAGATLVVTTPGVLPHVPRAGRERLLAELGDLDAVWVSIDPPGLHDHWHPAVDPATWGGFVLGRDGAPLAAVDPLGASVEWRAGDRFSRG; translated from the coding sequence GTGGAAACCGATCTCGCCGCCGTCGTCGAGCGCTACGGCCGCTTCGCACGCGAGGAGGCGCCCGGCCGGAGCGACCTCTACGCCGAGTGGGCCGCGGGAGTCGCCGCCGATCCGGCGGTCGCGGCGACGATCGCGCTGATACCCCCGACACATCGCCAGCCCCCGCTCGTCTTCGCCGTCAGCCGGATGCTCGGAGCGCCGGAGGCGCCGTTCCCGCAGTGGGCGCATTGGCTCTCGTCGCACGCGGATGACGTGGTGGCCGCGGCATCCGCTCGCAGTCTGCAGACGAACGAGCCACTGCGGTGCGCCGCCCTGCTGCCCGCGCTCGCGACCGTCGCGGGCCCCGTCGCGCTGCTCGAGCTCGGGGCGAGCGCCGGACTGTGCCTCTTCCCCGACCGGTACTCGTACCGGTTCTCGAACGGCGTCGCTCTCGACCCTGCGGACGGGCCGTCGCGCGTCGTGCTCGAGTGCGCAGTGACGGGAGATCCGCCGCTGCGGATGCCGGAGGTCGTGTGGCGCGCGGGCGTCGACCTGGCACCGCTGGATGCCGCGGACCAGGCGGACCGGCGGTTCCTCACCTCGCTGGTGTGGCCGGGCGAGCGCGGGCGCGCCGATCGCATCGACGCCGCCCTCGACGTCGCGGCCGCTGACCCGCCGCTGCTCATCGCCGGGGACGCGACTGTTCCGGGGGTGCTCTCGCGCGCGGCGGCGCTCGCGCCCGCGGGCGCGACGCTCGTCGTCACGACGCCGGGCGTGCTGCCGCACGTCCCCCGCGCGGGGCGGGAGCGCCTCCTCGCGGAGCTGGGGGACCTCGACGCGGTGTGGGTCTCGATCGACCCGCCGGGACTGCACGACCACTGGCATCCAGCCGTCGACCCGGCGACGTGGGGCGGGTTCGTGCTCGGACGCGACGGTGCGCCCCTCGCCGCCGTCGACCCGCTCGGCGCATCCGTGGAGTGGCGCGCGGGCGATCGCTTCTCGCGCGGATAG
- a CDS encoding DMT family transporter, translated as MDSSSAPRRMPAWLALGFAVSIGVMTAVQARINGQLGIRVDDGFVAAVVSFGSGLVILVLLSAALPSGRAGVARLVTGVRTGGIPWWMLAGGAAGALTVATQGLAVGLIGVSLFTVGVVAGQTVNGLFLDRIGFGPAGVVAVTVPRLLGGALALGAVGLALVGDGISEVPLWMLVLPFLAGIAIAWQQATNGRLRQRVGTPLTATLVNFIGGTVLLAIAAFVHAAFVGPPQPFPTEPWLYLGGPVGVVYIFLSAAVVQYTGVLLLGLGAVVGQLLTSVAIDALWPAPAGPGLAQELAMVALALASVVVAAVPWGSRRR; from the coding sequence ATGGACTCCTCGTCTGCGCCGCGCCGCATGCCCGCGTGGCTGGCGCTCGGCTTCGCCGTCTCGATCGGCGTGATGACCGCGGTGCAGGCGCGCATCAACGGCCAGCTCGGCATCCGTGTCGACGACGGCTTCGTCGCCGCCGTCGTGTCGTTCGGATCCGGCCTGGTCATCCTGGTCCTCCTCTCCGCGGCACTGCCGTCCGGCCGCGCGGGCGTGGCCCGGCTGGTCACCGGCGTGCGCACGGGAGGAATTCCCTGGTGGATGCTGGCGGGCGGCGCCGCCGGAGCGCTCACCGTCGCCACGCAGGGCCTCGCCGTCGGCCTCATCGGGGTGTCGCTGTTCACCGTCGGCGTCGTCGCGGGCCAGACGGTGAACGGGCTCTTCCTGGACCGCATCGGCTTCGGCCCGGCCGGCGTCGTCGCCGTCACGGTTCCGCGACTGCTCGGGGGTGCATTGGCGCTGGGTGCGGTCGGCCTCGCGCTCGTGGGCGACGGCATCTCGGAGGTGCCGCTGTGGATGCTCGTGCTGCCGTTCCTCGCCGGGATCGCGATCGCGTGGCAGCAGGCGACCAACGGCCGGCTGCGGCAGCGCGTGGGGACGCCGCTGACCGCGACGCTCGTGAATTTCATCGGCGGGACCGTGCTGCTCGCAATCGCCGCGTTCGTGCATGCCGCATTCGTCGGCCCGCCGCAGCCGTTTCCCACCGAGCCGTGGCTCTACCTGGGCGGACCTGTCGGCGTCGTCTACATCTTCCTGTCGGCCGCGGTCGTGCAGTACACCGGCGTGCTGCTGCTCGGGCTCGGCGCGGTGGTCGGCCAGCTGCTCACGTCGGTGGCGATCGATGCGCTGTGGCCCGCGCCGGCAGGGCCCGGGCTCGCGCAGGAACTCGCGATGGTGGCCCTCGCGCTGGCGTCGGTCGTCGTGGCGGCCGTGCCGTGGGGCTCGCGGCGACGGTGA
- a CDS encoding response regulator transcription factor: protein MTAPRILVVDDEPNIRDLLITSLRFAGFQVRAVSNGAQTISAVLEEEPDLIILDVMLPDMNGFSVTKRLRGAGYTAPILFLTAKDETEDKITGLNAGGDDYVTKPFSLDEIVARIQAILRRTMQADEESVIRAGELTMDQDTHDVQVGEASIDLSPTEFKLLRYLMLNPNRVLSKAQILDHVWEYDFNGDAGIVESYISYLRRKIDPHSTEPLIQTKRGFGYMLKAGKPA from the coding sequence ATGACCGCACCGCGCATCCTCGTCGTGGACGACGAGCCGAACATCCGCGACCTGCTCATCACGAGCCTCCGCTTCGCGGGGTTCCAGGTGAGGGCCGTCTCCAACGGCGCCCAGACGATCTCGGCCGTCCTCGAAGAGGAACCGGACCTGATCATCCTCGACGTGATGCTGCCCGACATGAACGGGTTCAGCGTCACGAAGCGCCTTCGCGGCGCCGGCTACACCGCGCCGATCCTGTTCCTGACGGCCAAGGACGAGACCGAGGACAAGATCACCGGCCTCAACGCCGGCGGCGACGACTACGTCACCAAGCCGTTCAGCCTCGACGAGATCGTCGCCCGCATCCAGGCGATCCTCCGCCGCACCATGCAGGCCGACGAGGAGTCGGTGATCCGCGCCGGCGAGCTCACGATGGACCAGGACACCCACGACGTCCAGGTCGGCGAAGCATCCATCGATCTCAGCCCCACCGAGTTCAAGCTGCTGCGCTACCTCATGCTCAACCCCAACCGCGTGCTCTCCAAGGCGCAGATCCTCGACCACGTGTGGGAGTACGACTTCAACGGCGACGCCGGCATCGTGGAGAGCTACATCTCGTACCTGCGCCGCAAGATCGACCCGCACTCGACGGAGCCGCTCATCCAGACCAAGCGCGGCTTCGGCTACATGCTGAAGGCGGGCAAGCCCGCGTAG
- a CDS encoding alpha/beta fold hydrolase yields MAETTGIRSRRVTANGLSMHVTEAGAGSPVLLLHGFPESSREWAPVMEVLQRRAHLIAPDLRGAGLTDAPPSGYDAPTVVQDVLALLDALGLDRVDLVAHDWSALVGFDLCLDHPERIRRYVAIAVPAPYLRMNRALAIGMGKAMPHLWFQWVIATPGLGPMLLSRGRQRLAHWLLRGFWTRPMDDADVTAYVAALREPARAQAASKLYRGLILPGFVRMMNGAYRGRVLRTPTLLLFGASDALLPRDAMRVPSDDAPRTTVEFVPGGAHFLVDDEPEEVARRIGRFLLA; encoded by the coding sequence ATGGCCGAGACCACCGGCATCCGCTCGCGTCGCGTCACCGCGAACGGACTGAGTATGCACGTGACCGAAGCCGGCGCCGGCTCGCCGGTGCTGCTGCTGCACGGCTTCCCGGAGAGCTCTCGCGAGTGGGCGCCGGTGATGGAGGTCCTGCAGCGCCGTGCGCACCTCATCGCGCCCGATCTGCGCGGAGCCGGACTCACAGACGCCCCGCCGTCGGGGTACGATGCGCCCACCGTCGTGCAGGACGTCCTCGCCCTGCTCGACGCGCTCGGCCTCGACCGGGTCGACCTGGTCGCCCACGACTGGAGTGCGCTCGTCGGATTCGACCTGTGCCTCGACCACCCCGAGCGCATCCGACGATACGTGGCGATCGCCGTTCCCGCGCCCTACCTCCGCATGAACCGCGCCCTTGCGATCGGGATGGGCAAGGCCATGCCGCACCTGTGGTTCCAGTGGGTCATCGCCACGCCCGGACTCGGTCCGATGCTGCTCTCACGTGGCCGGCAGCGACTCGCGCACTGGCTGCTCCGCGGGTTCTGGACCCGGCCGATGGACGACGCGGATGTGACGGCGTATGTCGCGGCGCTGCGCGAGCCCGCTCGGGCTCAGGCGGCGTCCAAGCTCTATCGCGGACTCATCCTGCCCGGATTCGTGAGGATGATGAATGGCGCGTACCGCGGGCGCGTCCTGCGCACCCCGACGCTCCTGCTGTTCGGCGCCTCGGACGCGCTGCTGCCGCGAGACGCGATGCGCGTGCCGTCGGATGATGCGCCCCGCACGACCGTCGAGTTCGTCCCCGGTGGCGCGCACTTCCTCGTCGACGACGAGCCGGAGGAGGTCGCCCGGCGGATCGGCCGGTTCCTCCTGGCGTGA
- a CDS encoding cold-shock protein, with amino-acid sequence MTQGTVKWFNAEKGFGFITAEGQDVFVHYSNIDMSGFRVLEEGQTVEFTVGTGQKGPQAESVRVV; translated from the coding sequence ATGACTCAGGGCACCGTCAAGTGGTTCAACGCCGAGAAGGGCTTCGGCTTCATCACGGCGGAGGGACAGGACGTCTTCGTCCACTACTCGAACATCGACATGTCGGGCTTCCGCGTGCTCGAGGAAGGCCAGACGGTCGAGTTCACCGTCGGCACCGGGCAGAAGGGCCCGCAGGCCGAGTCGGTGCGCGTCGTCTGA
- a CDS encoding DUF3263 domain-containing protein, with protein MPLSERDLAILAFEGEWRRHAGVKEEAIRADLGMSPARYYQLLGRLIDTAEAQAHDPMLVKRLRRLHDARTRAREDRAAGGRTL; from the coding sequence GTGCCCCTCTCCGAGCGTGACCTCGCGATCCTCGCCTTCGAGGGCGAGTGGCGGCGCCACGCCGGGGTGAAGGAGGAGGCCATCCGCGCCGATCTGGGCATGTCTCCGGCGCGCTACTACCAGCTGCTCGGGCGGCTGATCGACACCGCCGAGGCCCAGGCCCACGACCCGATGCTCGTGAAGCGGCTGCGCCGGCTGCACGACGCCCGTACTCGTGCTCGCGAGGACCGCGCCGCCGGCGGGAGAACGCTCTGA
- a CDS encoding nitroreductase family protein: MTLPAHPALEAVRARRSWSKVTDEAPTHAELLTLVSAAGRVADHSSMRPWRLIELRGADRERLGRAMNKAEGDKGASSKPLRAPLLIAVVASYKKSDKVPRWEQEAVASGVAHVLSLLLDEAGWGVIWRTGGYTRSKAVAKAHGLAKNEELLGWLYVGGKPPRSRLGRRKGVEARKHVSRMPKPGKKD; encoded by the coding sequence ATGACCCTCCCGGCGCACCCTGCCCTCGAGGCGGTGCGCGCGCGGCGCTCGTGGTCGAAGGTCACCGACGAGGCGCCGACCCATGCGGAACTGCTGACGCTCGTCTCCGCCGCCGGGCGCGTCGCCGACCACTCCTCGATGCGGCCGTGGCGTCTGATCGAGCTGCGCGGCGCCGATCGCGAGCGGCTGGGCCGCGCGATGAACAAGGCCGAGGGCGACAAGGGCGCGTCGTCGAAGCCGCTGCGCGCGCCGCTGCTCATCGCCGTGGTGGCCAGCTACAAGAAGAGCGACAAGGTTCCCCGCTGGGAGCAGGAGGCCGTCGCGTCGGGCGTCGCCCATGTGCTGAGCCTGCTGCTCGACGAGGCGGGCTGGGGCGTCATCTGGCGCACCGGCGGCTACACCCGCTCGAAGGCCGTCGCGAAGGCGCACGGTCTCGCAAAGAACGAGGAACTGCTCGGCTGGCTCTACGTCGGCGGCAAGCCGCCGCGCTCGCGTCTCGGCCGTCGCAAGGGCGTCGAGGCGCGCAAGCACGTGAGCCGGATGCCGAAGCCCGGCAAGAAGGACTGA